The following coding sequences are from one Selenomonas sputigena ATCC 35185 window:
- a CDS encoding ABC-F family ATP-binding cassette domain-containing protein, protein MKAVGLAKSFGVKEIFHDVSFEVRRGERAGLVGANGAGKTTLMRCLLGEEEADAGSVQLDDGAAIGYVEQQAAFGEGTLYEEFRRAFADVIDLGEKKRALEKEIAAASSEEKLALYGRVVDEFERLGGYSFESRIRRVAFGLGFTAEDFEKDVHHFSGGQRTRICLAKALLREPDFLFLDEPTNHLDIKMIEWLEDFLSEYAGGVIIISHDRFFLDRVATHILDLSGGTVTAYAGNYSYFQKVHAERQKSLLAAYEKQQEHIKRTEEYIRRYRAGIKAKQARGRESQLRRMERIVLPAEKASFSYFAFHPPAECADRVAELEDVTFAFGSRTVFSHLSLLVRKGDGIAVVGPNGAGKTTLLRVLLGELAAQTGRVKIGSRVKIGYFSQQHEGLNPENTLVGELNYDFGIAEDEARKYLGAFLFHGDEVFRRIGDLSGGEQARLAFLKLMLTGANFLVLDEPTNHLDIPAREAVEEALMAFPGTFVVVSHDRYFLDKVANTTAELAAGSLREYEGNYSYYRMKKEIEEKEAAEAAEERAGGAKKAAKKSTTSAMRRAAGAASDVSPMQAGTAAGAASGADASKTAEESAAARKEQEQRRLASLSDAKRTEMLARAEAEIAMAEAELKGLEFEMNRPEVQGDPEKSAEIAELYAAKEQEIEERYARWEALAD, encoded by the coding sequence GTGAAGGCAGTCGGGCTTGCCAAATCGTTTGGCGTGAAAGAGATTTTTCATGATGTATCATTCGAGGTGCGTCGCGGCGAACGCGCGGGTCTTGTCGGCGCAAACGGCGCGGGCAAGACGACCTTGATGCGCTGCCTCCTGGGCGAGGAGGAGGCGGATGCCGGAAGCGTGCAGCTCGACGACGGCGCGGCGATCGGCTATGTCGAGCAGCAGGCGGCGTTCGGCGAGGGCACGCTCTACGAGGAGTTTCGTCGTGCCTTTGCCGACGTCATCGACCTCGGCGAGAAGAAGCGTGCATTGGAAAAGGAGATCGCCGCCGCATCGAGCGAGGAGAAGCTCGCACTCTACGGGCGCGTCGTCGACGAGTTCGAGCGGCTCGGCGGCTATTCGTTCGAGAGCCGCATCCGCCGCGTCGCCTTTGGCCTGGGCTTCACGGCGGAGGACTTCGAGAAAGATGTGCATCACTTCTCGGGCGGGCAGAGGACGCGAATATGCCTCGCGAAGGCGCTGCTGCGCGAGCCGGATTTCCTTTTTCTCGATGAGCCGACGAACCATCTCGACATCAAGATGATCGAGTGGCTCGAAGACTTCCTCTCAGAGTATGCGGGCGGCGTCATCATCATCTCGCACGACCGCTTCTTCCTCGACCGCGTGGCGACGCACATCCTCGATCTTTCGGGCGGCACGGTGACCGCGTACGCGGGAAATTACAGTTACTTCCAGAAGGTGCACGCCGAGCGGCAGAAGTCGCTGCTCGCCGCCTACGAGAAGCAGCAGGAGCACATCAAGCGCACGGAGGAGTACATCCGCCGCTACCGCGCGGGCATCAAGGCGAAGCAGGCGCGCGGGCGCGAGAGCCAGCTGCGCCGTATGGAACGCATCGTGCTGCCGGCGGAGAAGGCGAGCTTCAGCTACTTCGCCTTTCATCCGCCCGCTGAGTGCGCCGACCGCGTGGCGGAATTGGAGGATGTGACCTTCGCTTTTGGCAGCCGCACCGTGTTTTCGCATCTCTCCTTGCTTGTCCGCAAGGGCGACGGCATCGCCGTCGTCGGCCCGAACGGCGCGGGCAAGACGACGCTCCTGCGCGTGCTTCTGGGAGAGCTTGCGGCGCAGACGGGGCGCGTGAAGATCGGCAGCCGCGTGAAGATCGGCTACTTCTCGCAGCAGCATGAGGGGCTGAATCCCGAGAATACCTTGGTCGGCGAGCTCAACTACGATTTCGGCATCGCAGAGGACGAGGCGCGCAAGTACCTCGGCGCGTTCCTCTTCCACGGCGACGAGGTCTTTCGCCGCATCGGCGATCTCTCGGGCGGCGAGCAGGCGCGTCTGGCGTTCCTCAAGCTCATGCTCACGGGCGCGAACTTCCTCGTGCTCGACGAGCCGACGAACCATCTCGACATTCCTGCGCGCGAAGCGGTCGAAGAGGCGCTGATGGCATTTCCCGGCACGTTCGTCGTCGTCTCGCATGACCGCTACTTCCTCGACAAGGTCGCGAACACGACGGCGGAGCTGGCAGCGGGAAGTTTGCGCGAGTACGAGGGAAACTACAGCTACTACCGCATGAAGAAGGAAATCGAGGAGAAGGAAGCCGCCGAAGCCGCTGAGGAAAGGGCGGGCGGCGCGAAAAAGGCGGCAAAAAAAAGCACAACCTCCGCTATGCGGCGGGCGGCAGGTGCGGCATCGGATGTGTCGCCGATGCAGGCGGGTACTGCCGCAGGCGCGGCGAGCGGTGCAGATGCTTCTAAGACGGCAGAGGAAAGCGCTGCCGCCCGCAAGGAGCAGGAGCAGCGCCGCCTCGCATCTCTGTCGGACGCCAAGCGCACCGAGATGCTCGCACGCGCCGAGGCGGAGATCGCCATGGCGGAGGCGGAACTCAAGGGATTGGAGTTCGAGATGAATCGGCCCGAGGTGCAGGGCGATCCCGAAAAGAGCGCGGAAATCGCCGAATTGTATGCGGCGAAGGAGCAGGAGATCGAGGAGCGCTACGCGCGTTGGGAAGCGCTCGCCGACTAG
- a CDS encoding LCP family protein has product MSMKADGGSCLYSIRKAGKVLEQKRSYRRIGILVAVLLVAAVAAAAAHFFGSGLVRRTTADGMIAGSSEIHVMILGVDERKDDVGRSDTLMVATVDPEKGTASLLSIPRDTRVAIEGAGYDKINAAYAYGGYALTKKTLEQLLDVPMDYYILIDVHAFERIIDALDGIDIDVEKRMYYEDPWDDDGGLVIDIYPGMQHMTGEKAIEYVRYRDMEGDIGRIRRQQRFMRAVLQKVTSPEIFAKLPEIVSEVAKSVKTDLDTGDMIKFLQIMKKVQEDGLAAEMAPGNPAWFKGVSYWIPDIVEIRRMAARAAGVPFAGEAAERAESYAAKYKADMPEGFRFDDAEPQQAGAKTTGEGAGASGENAAKKKEEPTKPPAPSAVAVTVVNSSGITGAGAEVAAILQAKGFVIRSVETGKRSDRAQTTITAGGRTVDLFYGMPFPCILMEGGAKDEALVNIGRDYVKR; this is encoded by the coding sequence ATGAGTATGAAGGCAGACGGCGGCAGCTGTCTGTATTCGATAAGGAAAGCAGGGAAAGTTTTGGAGCAGAAGCGCAGTTATCGGCGCATCGGGATCCTCGTTGCCGTCTTGCTCGTCGCTGCAGTCGCGGCGGCTGCGGCGCATTTCTTCGGCAGCGGCCTCGTGCGCCGCACGACGGCGGACGGCATGATCGCAGGAAGTTCCGAGATCCACGTGATGATCTTGGGTGTCGATGAGCGAAAGGACGATGTGGGGCGAAGCGACACCTTGATGGTCGCGACGGTCGATCCCGAGAAGGGGACGGCGTCGTTGCTTTCGATTCCGCGCGATACGCGCGTCGCCATCGAGGGGGCAGGCTACGACAAGATCAATGCCGCTTACGCCTATGGCGGCTATGCGCTGACGAAGAAGACGCTTGAGCAGCTGCTTGACGTGCCGATGGACTATTATATCCTCATCGACGTGCATGCCTTCGAGCGCATCATCGACGCCTTGGACGGCATCGACATCGACGTGGAGAAGCGTATGTACTACGAAGACCCTTGGGATGACGACGGCGGACTCGTCATCGACATCTACCCGGGCATGCAGCACATGACGGGCGAGAAGGCGATCGAGTATGTGCGCTATCGTGACATGGAGGGCGACATAGGGCGCATCCGCCGCCAGCAGCGCTTCATGCGTGCGGTTCTGCAGAAGGTGACCTCGCCCGAGATCTTCGCGAAGCTGCCCGAGATCGTGAGCGAAGTGGCGAAGAGCGTCAAGACCGATCTCGACACGGGCGACATGATCAAGTTCCTGCAGATCATGAAGAAGGTGCAGGAAGACGGGCTGGCGGCGGAGATGGCGCCGGGCAATCCCGCTTGGTTCAAGGGCGTCAGCTATTGGATTCCCGACATCGTGGAGATCCGCCGCATGGCGGCGCGCGCGGCGGGCGTCCCGTTTGCAGGCGAGGCGGCGGAGCGCGCCGAGAGCTATGCGGCGAAGTACAAGGCGGACATGCCCGAGGGCTTCCGCTTCGACGACGCCGAGCCGCAGCAGGCGGGTGCAAAAACGACGGGTGAAGGTGCGGGTGCATCGGGCGAGAACGCGGCAAAAAAGAAGGAAGAGCCGACGAAGCCGCCCGCACCGAGTGCGGTCGCCGTCACGGTCGTCAATTCGAGCGGCATCACGGGCGCGGGAGCGGAGGTCGCGGCGATCCTGCAGGCGAAGGGCTTCGTCATCCGCAGCGTCGAGACGGGCAAGAGGAGCGACCGAGCGCAGACGACGATCACGGCGGGCGGCAGGACGGTCGACCTCTTCTACGGCATGCCGTTTCCATGCATCCTCATGGAGGGCGGCGCGAAGGACGAGGCGCTCGTGAACATCGGCAGGGATTATGTGAAGCGATAA
- a CDS encoding autotransporter outer membrane beta-barrel domain-containing protein, with protein MFNKKSSRHSLALFVALALGSGALLAPSTAGAADVSGQNVEIDDAHAPSNNAEHPGGGAAFGTAAGFIKDEHDNGNVKDNTLTFKNLSYNKYLYGGLTFGTGNVTGNKVFVDPATSPHQSISDGIFGGAANNGGNVTDNHATFNGTHLNGDLVGGMATDGGTGTVKKNTATLKGGNVHGSIYGGTTGNQASGDVLENEVLIEGGIVTGTGNVYGGYTDENSNVKGNTVTIKGGILNGIYGGYSSGTGEVSGNTVNLGDGTGAMAAGYAINGTLFGGQNTTDPSKVSNNTLNVNTNAVAHNIKNFSTINFNFNAYTNTTQSLLTLNDSHGTTIERLSDLKLKDVPRGSGTLIENASGLTINSYSGTLKLTAEKTETIIDKQGTTKIGYNAYQFRDSTETRSEGLEVWGGRSTIGNTTTKNTVTLNGNYTGRNAYGGRTDGTGSTATGEDATNHSIENTITLDGAGSIVNNMTGGMTLSAGGKATGNRAVLKAGTVNGSLTGGSVGSSGGDVTGNFVDVNGGTVHGTTYGGYASGTGKAEHNTVTLTGGTLNSDIYGGVASSGAAVKNIVNITAGSAAGHDVYGGFSTHGDATGNTVNITGGSVRNVDGGRSLNGHATNNIVNIGSADAAFGGSITGIINGGSGTTYGNDYRTGNTLNVKGNVSAANISNFAEINFYFNSHVNQSNSFLTLSDAGGTTLHSLSDLKINGEHGRKGTLLKNTGGTITISDGNARLVKTNENKELVLAKSSDSKSITYEGYAFAHQTAPTTVTEGGTTNTWGGRSIGGNSTRHNKITVASGTHTNIYGGWTAGSGTTAEDKDNSYENEVTLDGATTGNLYGGYTDNAAGKAEKNIVTVKSGTVSTDLYGGIANKTTGTGHVKENIVNISGGTINNVYGGYSAGSGEVSGNKVTATGGTGFNDVRGGYSTSGAANENKVTLGAVSTGAVTGGHGATAADGNEVTLTGTTVTGDVKGGEGATTKKNIVNLNGGVTINGALKGGTGTPGAAGEENKLNVKGTNSAQSISNFQKLHFDTTGATAANPLLNITGGATNLDWNTLDASGTSVNRTTLLKNTNGIHLSNYTAGTVKSKINEAGTTEYNIDVAKTGTLTTDITYQGYQFKGKTTATTEGTDTYGGRSKAGNTTTENELTVDSGSHTNIYGGWTSGAGSEAAADKQKDSTNNKATVKGAATATGNVIGGLTEVADGKATGNTVTVEKNLAANIIGGKAASGEASGNTVNLANATVNSVTGGDGTTTNNNTVNLNGSAQVTGALKGGSQASGTGNTLNVKGKNNKAGSIENIQKMNFDATGLAKDDTMLEDTNAAGTNVDWANLKASGTAAKPLTLLKNTHGINLTGYTGAAKSETGETTETNIDVRKTGTRITEITYEGYQFKGVTQATTVTEGAVTDTFGGRSKAGNSTRENTIEIASGTHTNVYGGWTSGSGSTATDKDNSYKNTVTVKGSANVTNTLYGGYTEAAGGKATENTVTVEAGATVQNIIGGKAAAEASNNTVNLANATVNSVTGGDGATTNNNIVNLKGNAQVTGALKGGSAANGTGNTLNVTGTNNKAGSISGFQKLTFDTTNADANPMLQVTGGAATDVDWTNLTATGAASETPKTLMENAAGINTNGRTGDAVKSELNTDATMETNIDVVKSGSTVTKLVYEGYTVKGSTKTTTYGADTWAGRSKAGNTTQDNTLTLDDASKSYTNVYGGWTSGTGTKAAADKQNNSLNNTVNYTAGTLTGTLYGGYAANGEASGNTVNLGAGTSAANIYGGFGSVTKNNTINLKGARVTGMVYGGSATNGTGNTLAVYKPSEVQNFAGVQNLHFHTDELTAGNTTPLLKLGTTTKDIRGLNIGVDRRGDAPKLKKGDKLLLMKTAGGDLTTDDKIENKIEGKQGMARRYTYEIKKENTGELTATVTQAGLGDDAKSPVETRAGLSNLVNQGADYIVESGISAAETALRADAGSSAKSDKSAQRKTAVSDNASYQLWAGVGANTMRVESGSHVDSKGWSLGVGWAREDEMKDGAKRLFSPFVEYGRGSYDSYLDNGAHGSGTIGYLGIGVLGKLTQKDGLWLEGSVRGGRATSDYQLHGSSDANYDGSNTYYGIHLGIGKTVELKKDSAIDAYARYFWSHQNGMSVKLSSGDDYDFASVDSHRLRLGFRYSQKDQQQGEFYTGLAWEYEFDGEARASIGGDAAPSPSLKGSSYMLELGYRFSPENSRVSYDLHLNGWQGKRKGITGGASVKWAF; from the coding sequence ATGTTCAACAAAAAATCTTCGCGCCATTCGCTGGCGCTTTTCGTCGCCCTCGCCCTCGGCAGCGGCGCGTTGCTTGCGCCATCAACGGCGGGCGCTGCCGATGTCAGCGGGCAAAATGTGGAGATTGACGATGCACATGCACCAAGCAATAACGCCGAACACCCCGGAGGCGGAGCCGCTTTCGGTACAGCCGCAGGTTTTATCAAGGACGAGCATGACAATGGCAACGTGAAAGACAACACGCTGACCTTCAAAAACCTGTCTTATAACAAGTACCTGTATGGCGGTCTCACGTTCGGCACGGGAAATGTGACGGGCAACAAGGTGTTCGTCGATCCGGCAACCTCGCCGCACCAATCAATCTCCGACGGAATCTTCGGCGGTGCTGCCAATAACGGTGGCAATGTCACGGACAATCATGCCACATTCAACGGTACCCATCTCAACGGCGACTTGGTCGGCGGTATGGCGACTGATGGCGGCACAGGAACCGTCAAGAAAAACACGGCGACGCTCAAGGGCGGCAACGTGCATGGAAGTATTTACGGCGGCACGACAGGAAATCAGGCGAGCGGTGACGTGCTCGAGAACGAAGTGCTCATCGAAGGCGGCATCGTCACAGGCACAGGAAATGTCTACGGTGGCTATACCGATGAGAACAGCAATGTGAAAGGCAACACCGTCACCATCAAGGGCGGCATCCTGAACGGGATCTACGGTGGCTATTCCAGCGGCACGGGAGAAGTATCGGGCAACACCGTCAACCTCGGTGACGGCACGGGCGCCATGGCGGCAGGCTACGCGATCAACGGCACGCTTTTCGGTGGTCAAAATACTACCGATCCGAGCAAGGTGTCGAACAATACGCTCAATGTCAATACCAATGCCGTAGCGCACAATATCAAGAATTTCTCGACAATCAATTTTAACTTTAACGCTTATACGAATACGACCCAATCCTTGCTTACTCTGAATGATTCCCATGGAACGACTATCGAGCGCTTGAGCGACCTCAAGTTAAAGGATGTCCCGCGCGGGTCCGGCACGCTGATTGAGAACGCTTCCGGTCTTACCATCAATTCATACAGCGGCACACTGAAATTGACGGCAGAAAAAACAGAAACCATCATCGACAAACAGGGAACGACCAAGATCGGTTACAACGCCTATCAATTCAGAGATTCGACTGAGACACGCTCAGAAGGACTGGAAGTATGGGGTGGACGCTCTACCATCGGCAACACGACAACGAAAAATACAGTTACGCTGAACGGCAACTATACCGGCAGGAATGCCTATGGTGGACGAACCGACGGAACAGGATCGACGGCAACAGGAGAAGATGCCACGAACCACAGCATTGAGAACACGATCACACTCGATGGTGCAGGGTCCATCGTGAACAATATGACTGGCGGCATGACACTCTCAGCTGGCGGCAAGGCCACAGGCAACCGTGCTGTATTGAAAGCCGGTACGGTAAACGGTTCTCTGACCGGCGGCTCTGTGGGCAGCAGCGGCGGCGATGTCACAGGCAATTTCGTCGACGTTAACGGCGGCACAGTACACGGCACAACCTACGGCGGCTATGCCAGCGGCACAGGCAAAGCGGAGCACAATACCGTCACACTCACAGGCGGCACTCTAAACAGTGATATTTACGGCGGCGTTGCTTCTAGTGGTGCAGCAGTAAAGAACATCGTCAACATCACAGCCGGCTCCGCAGCGGGCCACGATGTCTACGGCGGTTTCTCTACGCATGGCGACGCAACGGGCAACACGGTCAATATCACGGGCGGCTCGGTACGCAATGTGGATGGCGGACGTTCTCTAAACGGTCATGCGACGAATAACATCGTTAATATCGGCAGCGCAGACGCCGCCTTCGGCGGAAGCATTACCGGCATTATCAACGGTGGCAGCGGAACCACCTACGGGAATGACTACCGCACAGGCAACACGCTGAACGTCAAGGGCAATGTGAGCGCCGCCAATATCAGCAATTTCGCCGAAATCAACTTCTATTTCAATTCGCATGTAAATCAGTCCAATTCCTTCCTGACCTTGAGCGATGCAGGCGGAACAACGCTCCATAGTCTCAGCGACCTCAAGATAAACGGCGAACACGGGCGCAAAGGCACGCTGCTGAAAAATACCGGCGGCACGATCACGATCTCAGACGGCAATGCTCGCCTTGTCAAGACGAACGAAAACAAGGAACTCGTCCTTGCCAAATCCTCAGACAGCAAAAGCATCACCTACGAAGGCTACGCGTTCGCCCATCAGACCGCACCAACGACTGTCACCGAAGGCGGAACGACAAACACATGGGGCGGTCGCTCCATCGGCGGCAACTCCACGCGCCACAACAAGATCACCGTTGCAAGCGGCACGCATACGAACATCTATGGCGGTTGGACAGCAGGCTCGGGTACGACTGCGGAAGACAAAGACAACAGCTATGAGAACGAAGTCACGCTCGACGGCGCAACGACAGGCAACCTCTACGGCGGCTATACGGACAATGCTGCTGGAAAAGCTGAAAAAAATATCGTCACGGTGAAAAGCGGCACGGTAAGCACTGACCTCTATGGCGGGATCGCCAACAAAACCACTGGAACAGGGCATGTCAAAGAGAACATTGTGAACATCTCCGGCGGTACGATCAACAATGTCTACGGCGGCTACAGCGCAGGCTCGGGCGAAGTCTCTGGCAACAAAGTCACCGCCACAGGCGGCACAGGCTTCAACGATGTGCGCGGCGGCTACTCCACGAGCGGCGCAGCGAACGAAAACAAAGTCACGCTCGGCGCAGTCTCCACAGGTGCAGTCACGGGCGGTCACGGTGCGACCGCGGCAGACGGCAACGAAGTCACGCTTACAGGCACAACCGTTACGGGCGATGTCAAAGGCGGCGAAGGCGCGACAACGAAGAAAAACATCGTCAACTTGAACGGCGGCGTGACCATCAACGGCGCACTCAAAGGCGGCACGGGTACGCCCGGCGCGGCAGGCGAGGAAAACAAGCTGAACGTCAAAGGCACGAACTCGGCGCAAAGCATCTCAAACTTCCAGAAGCTGCACTTCGACACAACGGGTGCGACAGCAGCCAATCCCCTGCTGAATATCACAGGCGGCGCAACAAACCTCGACTGGAATACCCTTGACGCCAGCGGCACCTCGGTCAACCGTACGACGCTCCTCAAGAACACGAACGGCATCCACCTCTCGAACTACACCGCCGGCACGGTGAAGTCCAAGATCAACGAAGCCGGAACAACGGAGTACAACATCGACGTTGCAAAAACAGGCACCCTTACCACGGACATCACCTACCAAGGCTATCAGTTCAAGGGAAAAACGACCGCGACGACCGAGGGCACAGACACCTACGGCGGGCGCTCCAAGGCGGGCAACACGACCACGGAGAACGAACTCACCGTCGATAGCGGCAGCCATACGAACATCTATGGCGGCTGGACGAGCGGCGCAGGCTCAGAGGCGGCTGCAGACAAGCAAAAAGACAGCACGAACAACAAAGCCACCGTCAAAGGCGCAGCGACCGCCACAGGCAATGTCATCGGCGGTCTGACCGAAGTCGCCGACGGCAAAGCGACGGGCAACACCGTCACCGTTGAGAAAAACCTCGCCGCCAACATCATCGGCGGCAAGGCAGCATCGGGTGAAGCCTCGGGCAACACCGTCAACCTCGCCAACGCCACCGTCAACTCTGTCACAGGCGGTGACGGCACGACGACGAACAACAACACGGTCAATCTCAACGGCAGCGCGCAGGTCACAGGCGCACTCAAAGGCGGCTCGCAGGCAAGCGGCACAGGCAATACACTCAACGTCAAAGGCAAGAACAACAAAGCGGGCAGCATCGAAAACATCCAAAAGATGAACTTCGACGCGACTGGCCTTGCCAAAGACGACACGATGCTTGAGGACACGAACGCTGCCGGAACCAATGTCGACTGGGCGAACCTCAAAGCATCGGGCACAGCGGCGAAACCGCTCACGCTCCTAAAGAACACGCACGGCATCAACCTCACGGGCTATACGGGTGCAGCAAAATCTGAGACGGGAGAAACGACCGAGACGAACATCGACGTCCGCAAGACAGGCACACGCATCACCGAGATCACCTACGAGGGCTACCAGTTCAAGGGCGTGACGCAGGCGACGACCGTCACGGAAGGCGCTGTCACAGACACCTTCGGCGGCCGCTCCAAGGCGGGCAACTCGACGCGTGAAAACACGATCGAAATCGCGAGCGGCACACATACGAACGTCTACGGCGGCTGGACAAGCGGCTCCGGCTCGACGGCGACGGACAAAGACAACAGCTACAAAAACACCGTCACCGTCAAAGGCTCGGCAAACGTCACAAATACGCTCTACGGCGGCTATACCGAAGCGGCGGGCGGCAAAGCAACGGAAAACACCGTCACCGTTGAAGCGGGCGCAACTGTACAGAATATCATCGGCGGCAAGGCAGCGGCAGAAGCCTCGAACAACACCGTCAACCTCGCCAATGCCACTGTCAACTCTGTCACAGGCGGCGACGGCGCGACGACGAACAACAACATCGTCAACCTCAAGGGCAACGCGCAAGTCACAGGCGCACTCAAAGGCGGCTCTGCCGCAAACGGCACGGGCAACACGCTCAACGTCACAGGAACAAACAACAAGGCGGGCAGCATCTCGGGCTTCCAGAAGCTGACCTTCGATACGACGAACGCCGATGCGAATCCCATGCTCCAAGTCACGGGCGGCGCGGCGACCGATGTCGATTGGACGAACCTCACAGCGACGGGCGCGGCAAGCGAGACGCCAAAGACGCTCATGGAAAATGCCGCCGGCATCAACACCAACGGTCGCACGGGCGACGCCGTGAAATCCGAGCTGAACACCGACGCCACGATGGAGACAAACATCGACGTCGTCAAGTCGGGCAGCACCGTCACAAAGCTCGTCTACGAGGGCTATACCGTCAAAGGCTCGACGAAAACGACGACCTACGGCGCAGATACATGGGCAGGCCGCTCCAAGGCGGGCAACACGACGCAGGACAACACGCTCACGCTCGATGATGCGAGCAAGTCCTATACGAACGTCTACGGCGGCTGGACGAGCGGCACAGGCACAAAAGCCGCCGCCGACAAGCAAAACAACAGCCTGAACAACACCGTCAACTACACGGCGGGCACGCTCACGGGCACGCTCTACGGCGGCTACGCCGCAAACGGCGAGGCCTCGGGCAACACCGTGAACCTCGGTGCAGGCACGAGCGCCGCCAACATCTACGGCGGATTCGGCAGCGTGACGAAGAACAACACGATCAACCTCAAGGGCGCACGCGTCACAGGCATGGTCTATGGCGGCTCGGCGACCAACGGCACGGGCAACACGCTCGCCGTCTACAAGCCGTCCGAGGTGCAGAACTTCGCAGGCGTGCAGAACCTCCACTTCCACACCGACGAACTGACGGCAGGCAACACGACGCCCCTCTTGAAGCTTGGCACGACGACGAAGGACATTCGCGGGCTGAACATCGGCGTCGATCGCAGAGGCGATGCGCCGAAGCTCAAAAAAGGCGACAAGCTCCTGCTCATGAAGACCGCCGGCGGTGATCTCACGACCGACGACAAGATCGAAAACAAGATCGAAGGCAAGCAGGGCATGGCACGCCGCTATACCTACGAAATCAAGAAGGAAAACACTGGCGAACTGACCGCGACCGTCACACAGGCAGGTCTCGGCGACGATGCAAAGTCTCCGGTAGAAACGCGTGCAGGACTTTCGAACCTTGTCAACCAAGGCGCGGATTACATCGTCGAAAGCGGCATATCGGCGGCCGAAACGGCGCTCCGCGCCGATGCAGGCAGCTCCGCGAAGTCCGACAAGAGTGCACAGCGAAAGACGGCAGTCTCAGACAACGCATCCTATCAGCTCTGGGCAGGCGTAGGCGCAAACACGATGCGCGTCGAGAGCGGCTCCCACGTTGACTCAAAGGGTTGGAGCCTCGGTGTCGGCTGGGCGCGTGAGGACGAGATGAAGGACGGCGCAAAGCGTCTCTTCAGCCCCTTCGTCGAATACGGGCGCGGCTCCTATGACTCCTACCTCGACAACGGTGCGCACGGCAGCGGCACGATCGGCTACCTCGGCATCGGCGTCCTCGGAAAACTCACGCAGAAAGACGGGCTCTGGCTCGAAGGTTCCGTGCGCGGCGGGCGCGCCACGAGCGACTATCAGCTCCACGGCTCAAGCGACGCCAACTACGACGGCTCGAACACCTACTACGGCATTCACCTCGGCATAGGCAAAACCGTCGAGCTGAAAAAAGACTCCGCCATCGACGCTTATGCCCGCTACTTCTGGTCGCACCAGAACGGCATGTCGGTGAAACTCTCTTCGGGTGACGATTACGACTTCGCATCTGTCGACTCGCACCGTCTGCGCCTTGGCTTCCGCTACAGCCAAAAGGATCAACAGCAAGGCGAATTCTACACCGGCCTTGCCTGGGAGTACGAATTTGACGGTGAAGCACGCGCAAGCATCGGCGGCGACGCCGCACCCAGCCCCTCGCTCAAAGGATCGAGCTACATGCTCGAACTCGGCTACCGCTTCTCGCCCGAGAACAGCCGCGTAAGCTACGACCTCCACCTCAATGGCTGGCAGGGCAAGCGCAAGGGCATCACGGGCGGCGCATCCGTCAAGTGGGCGTTCTGA